From one Solanum lycopersicum chromosome 12, SLM_r2.1 genomic stretch:
- the LOC101250385 gene encoding la-related protein 6B-like isoform X3: MAIEHDTLFLDSLNSTATSSSASLDLDHPFESTSSSPLSPSLTKLNARAIAFIPRSSSSPSLSSAMLAKSSSSPSLATMSHPNSSRANLNRPESRIGPGSGPVNGQTVLHLIATPSAAFHQITTHVPVQNYIYASQLPVQYPYAGGIGRGFVDHGGMPAVVVIGADSERLSDEACQKIINQVEFYFSDINLATTDHLIRIMFKDPEGYVPMSVVASFKKIKALTSNHAYVAKILQCSTKLVVSEDGRKVRRQFPLSEKDLEELQSRIVVAENLPDDHCHQNLMKIFSAVGSVRMIRTCQPQLNGGASAASRTGKSDTTLYSNKLHAFVEYESIELAEKAVMELNDEDNWRNGLKVRILNRWTGKSGQTRGKKIGYESEVSFKEDDTSSEASEKHSDDLWHHLDAHLNDLAEEHVDGQRKGLNRSWVKGLGQGRGRPQFHQTSRGGHLSTPPASMRRAYSVGSALSSINRFSLAGQPSMLSDQSAPVKQTSVPRMPDGTRGFSMGRGGLRPQQ, from the exons ATGGCTATAGAACATGATACATTATTCCTCGATTCATTGAATTCAACAGCTACATCTTCATCAGCTTCACTTGATCTTGATCATCCATTTGAATCTACGTCTTCTTCACCATTATCACCTTCATTAACCAAACTAAACGCTCGTGCCATTGCGTTTATCCCACGAAGTTCGTCTTCTCCATCATTATCATCAGCTATGTTGGCTAAATCATCTTCTTCGCCTTCATTGGCGACGATGTCACATCCTAATTCCTCCCGGGCCAATTTAAATCGGCCCGAGAGTAGGATCGGGCCTGGATCAGGGCCCGTTAATGGACAGACGGTGTTGCATCTGATTGCAACACCATCTGCTGCATTTCATCAGATAACTACGCATGTTCCTGTACAGAATTATATATATGCGTCTCAATTGCCTGTGCAATATCCTTACGCTGGCGGAATCGGAAGAGGATTCGTCGATCATGGCGGTATGCCGGCGGTGGTGGTTATTGGTGCCGATTCTGAACGGTTAAGTGATGAAGCttgtcaaaaaattattaatcag GTGGAATTTTATTTTAGTGATATAAATTTGGCTACAACTGATCATCTAATAAGGATTATGTTCAAGGATCCAGAAGGATATG TACCAATGTCTGTGGTTGCATCATTCAAGAAGATTAAAGCTCTTACGAGTAATCATGCCTACGTTGCAAAAATCCTGCAGTGCTCCACAAAGCTT GTGGTTAGTGAAGATGGAAGAAAGGTTAGACGCCAATTTCCGCTGTCTGAAAAGGACTTGGAAGAGCTGCAA TCTCGCATTGTGGTTGCTGAGAATTTACCCGATGATCACTGCCACCAGAACCTCATGAAGATTTTCTCAGCTGTTGGAAG TGTAAGAATGATTCGTACATGCCAACCACAGTTAAACGGCGGGGCCTCTGCAGCGTCTAGAACTGGAAAATCAGATACCACATTGTATAGTAACAAG TTGCATGCATTTGTGGAATACGAAAGCATTGAATTGGCTGAGAAGGCG GTTATGGAGCTAAATGATGAGGATAACTGGCGAAATGGTCTGAAAGTCCGTATACTGAACAGGTGGACG GGAAAATCTGGTCAAACTCGAGGGAAGAAAATTGGTTACGAGAGTGAGGTCAGCTTCAAGGAAGACGATACTTCATCAGAGGCTAGCGAGAAACACAGTGACGACCTGTGGCACCACCTTGATGCTCACCTCAATGACCTTGCA GAGGAGCATGTTGATGGGCAGAGGAAAGGACTCAATCGCAGTTGGGTTAAGGGACTTGGTCAGGGACGTGGACGTCCTCAGTTTCATCAAACCAGTCGTGGAGGTCATTTAAGTACTCCCCCGGCAAGTATGAGGCGTGCATACAGTGTGGGAAGTGCACTATCAAGCATCAATCGTTTTAGTCTAGCAGGGCAACCCTCAATGCTTTCTGATCAGTCAGCACCAGTCAAGCAAACTTCTGTGCCTCGCATGCCAGATGGCACCAGGGGCTTCTCCATGGGTCGAG
- the LOC101250385 gene encoding la-related protein 6B-like isoform X4, producing the protein MAIEHDTLFLDSLNSTATSSSASLDLDHPFESTSSSPLSPSLTKLNARAIAFIPRSSSSPSLSSAMLAKSSSSPSLATMSHPNSSRANLNRPESRIGPGSGPVNGQTVLHLIATPSAAFHQITTHVPVQNYIYASQLPVQYPYAGGIGRGFVDHGGMPAVVVIGADSERLSDEACQKIINQVEFYFSDINLATTDHLIRIMFKDPEGYVPMSVVASFKKIKALTSNHAYVAKILQCSTKLVVSEDGRKVRRQFPLSEKDLEELQSRIVVAENLPDDHCHQNLMKIFSAVGSVRMIRTCQPQLNGGASAASRTGKSDTTLYSNKLHAFVEYESIELAEKAVMELNDEDNWRNGLKVRILNRWTGKSGQTRGKKIGYESEVSFKEDDTSSEASEKHSDDLWHHLDAHLNDLAEEHVDGQRKGLNRSWVKGLGQGRGRPQFHQTSRGGHLSTPPASMRRAYSVGSALSSINRFSLAGQPSMLSDQSAPVKQTSVPRMPDGTRGFSMGRGEE; encoded by the exons ATGGCTATAGAACATGATACATTATTCCTCGATTCATTGAATTCAACAGCTACATCTTCATCAGCTTCACTTGATCTTGATCATCCATTTGAATCTACGTCTTCTTCACCATTATCACCTTCATTAACCAAACTAAACGCTCGTGCCATTGCGTTTATCCCACGAAGTTCGTCTTCTCCATCATTATCATCAGCTATGTTGGCTAAATCATCTTCTTCGCCTTCATTGGCGACGATGTCACATCCTAATTCCTCCCGGGCCAATTTAAATCGGCCCGAGAGTAGGATCGGGCCTGGATCAGGGCCCGTTAATGGACAGACGGTGTTGCATCTGATTGCAACACCATCTGCTGCATTTCATCAGATAACTACGCATGTTCCTGTACAGAATTATATATATGCGTCTCAATTGCCTGTGCAATATCCTTACGCTGGCGGAATCGGAAGAGGATTCGTCGATCATGGCGGTATGCCGGCGGTGGTGGTTATTGGTGCCGATTCTGAACGGTTAAGTGATGAAGCttgtcaaaaaattattaatcag GTGGAATTTTATTTTAGTGATATAAATTTGGCTACAACTGATCATCTAATAAGGATTATGTTCAAGGATCCAGAAGGATATG TACCAATGTCTGTGGTTGCATCATTCAAGAAGATTAAAGCTCTTACGAGTAATCATGCCTACGTTGCAAAAATCCTGCAGTGCTCCACAAAGCTT GTGGTTAGTGAAGATGGAAGAAAGGTTAGACGCCAATTTCCGCTGTCTGAAAAGGACTTGGAAGAGCTGCAA TCTCGCATTGTGGTTGCTGAGAATTTACCCGATGATCACTGCCACCAGAACCTCATGAAGATTTTCTCAGCTGTTGGAAG TGTAAGAATGATTCGTACATGCCAACCACAGTTAAACGGCGGGGCCTCTGCAGCGTCTAGAACTGGAAAATCAGATACCACATTGTATAGTAACAAG TTGCATGCATTTGTGGAATACGAAAGCATTGAATTGGCTGAGAAGGCG GTTATGGAGCTAAATGATGAGGATAACTGGCGAAATGGTCTGAAAGTCCGTATACTGAACAGGTGGACG GGAAAATCTGGTCAAACTCGAGGGAAGAAAATTGGTTACGAGAGTGAGGTCAGCTTCAAGGAAGACGATACTTCATCAGAGGCTAGCGAGAAACACAGTGACGACCTGTGGCACCACCTTGATGCTCACCTCAATGACCTTGCA GAGGAGCATGTTGATGGGCAGAGGAAAGGACTCAATCGCAGTTGGGTTAAGGGACTTGGTCAGGGACGTGGACGTCCTCAGTTTCATCAAACCAGTCGTGGAGGTCATTTAAGTACTCCCCCGGCAAGTATGAGGCGTGCATACAGTGTGGGAAGTGCACTATCAAGCATCAATCGTTTTAGTCTAGCAGGGCAACCCTCAATGCTTTCTGATCAGTCAGCACCAGTCAAGCAAACTTCTGTGCCTCGCATGCCAGATGGCACCAGGGGCTTCTCCATGGGTCGAG
- the LOC101250385 gene encoding la-related protein 6B-like isoform X2, with translation MAIEHDTLFLDSLNSTATSSSASLDLDHPFESTSSSPLSPSLTKLNARAIAFIPRSSSSPSLSSAMLAKSSSSPSLATMSHPNSSRANLNRPESRIGPGSGPVNGQTVLHLIATPSAAFHQITTHVPVQNYIYASQLPVQYPYAGGIGRGFVDHGGMPAVVVIGADSERLSDEACQKIINQVEFYFSDINLATTDHLIRIMFKDPEGYVPMSVVASFKKIKALTSNHAYVAKILQCSTKLVVSEDGRKVRRQFPLSEKDLEELQSRIVVAENLPDDHCHQNLMKIFSAVGSVRMIRTCQPQLNGGASAASRTGKSDTTLYSNKLHAFVEYESIELAEKAVMELNDEDNWRNGLKVRILNRWTGKSGQTRGKKIGYESEVSFKEDDTSSEASEKHSDDLWHHLDAHLNDLAEEHVDGQRKGLNRSWVKGLGQGRGRPQFHQTSRGGHLSTPPASMRRAYSVGSALSSINRFSLAGQPSMLSDQSAPVKQTSVPRMPDGTRGFSMGRAKAPPRTTT, from the exons ATGGCTATAGAACATGATACATTATTCCTCGATTCATTGAATTCAACAGCTACATCTTCATCAGCTTCACTTGATCTTGATCATCCATTTGAATCTACGTCTTCTTCACCATTATCACCTTCATTAACCAAACTAAACGCTCGTGCCATTGCGTTTATCCCACGAAGTTCGTCTTCTCCATCATTATCATCAGCTATGTTGGCTAAATCATCTTCTTCGCCTTCATTGGCGACGATGTCACATCCTAATTCCTCCCGGGCCAATTTAAATCGGCCCGAGAGTAGGATCGGGCCTGGATCAGGGCCCGTTAATGGACAGACGGTGTTGCATCTGATTGCAACACCATCTGCTGCATTTCATCAGATAACTACGCATGTTCCTGTACAGAATTATATATATGCGTCTCAATTGCCTGTGCAATATCCTTACGCTGGCGGAATCGGAAGAGGATTCGTCGATCATGGCGGTATGCCGGCGGTGGTGGTTATTGGTGCCGATTCTGAACGGTTAAGTGATGAAGCttgtcaaaaaattattaatcag GTGGAATTTTATTTTAGTGATATAAATTTGGCTACAACTGATCATCTAATAAGGATTATGTTCAAGGATCCAGAAGGATATG TACCAATGTCTGTGGTTGCATCATTCAAGAAGATTAAAGCTCTTACGAGTAATCATGCCTACGTTGCAAAAATCCTGCAGTGCTCCACAAAGCTT GTGGTTAGTGAAGATGGAAGAAAGGTTAGACGCCAATTTCCGCTGTCTGAAAAGGACTTGGAAGAGCTGCAA TCTCGCATTGTGGTTGCTGAGAATTTACCCGATGATCACTGCCACCAGAACCTCATGAAGATTTTCTCAGCTGTTGGAAG TGTAAGAATGATTCGTACATGCCAACCACAGTTAAACGGCGGGGCCTCTGCAGCGTCTAGAACTGGAAAATCAGATACCACATTGTATAGTAACAAG TTGCATGCATTTGTGGAATACGAAAGCATTGAATTGGCTGAGAAGGCG GTTATGGAGCTAAATGATGAGGATAACTGGCGAAATGGTCTGAAAGTCCGTATACTGAACAGGTGGACG GGAAAATCTGGTCAAACTCGAGGGAAGAAAATTGGTTACGAGAGTGAGGTCAGCTTCAAGGAAGACGATACTTCATCAGAGGCTAGCGAGAAACACAGTGACGACCTGTGGCACCACCTTGATGCTCACCTCAATGACCTTGCA GAGGAGCATGTTGATGGGCAGAGGAAAGGACTCAATCGCAGTTGGGTTAAGGGACTTGGTCAGGGACGTGGACGTCCTCAGTTTCATCAAACCAGTCGTGGAGGTCATTTAAGTACTCCCCCGGCAAGTATGAGGCGTGCATACAGTGTGGGAAGTGCACTATCAAGCATCAATCGTTTTAGTCTAGCAGGGCAACCCTCAATGCTTTCTGATCAGTCAGCACCAGTCAAGCAAACTTCTGTGCCTCGCATGCCAGATGGCACCAGGGGCTTCTCCATGGGTCGAG
- the LOC101250385 gene encoding la-related protein 6B-like isoform X1: MAIEHDTLFLDSLNSTATSSSASLDLDHPFESTSSSPLSPSLTKLNARAIAFIPRSSSSPSLSSAMLAKSSSSPSLATMSHPNSSRANLNRPESRIGPGSGPVNGQTVLHLIATPSAAFHQITTHVPVQNYIYASQLPVQYPYAGGIGRGFVDHGGMPAVVVIGADSERLSDEACQKIINQVEFYFSDINLATTDHLIRIMFKDPEGYVPMSVVASFKKIKALTSNHAYVAKILQCSTKLVVSEDGRKVRRQFPLSEKDLEELQSRIVVAENLPDDHCHQNLMKIFSAVGSVRMIRTCQPQLNGGASAASRTGKSDTTLYSNKLHAFVEYESIELAEKAVMELNDEDNWRNGLKVRILNRWTGKSGQTRGKKIGYESEVSFKEDDTSSEASEKHSDDLWHHLDAHLNDLAEEHVDGQRKGLNRSWVKGLGQGRGRPQFHQTSRGGHLSTPPASMRRAYSVGSALSSINRFSLAGQPSMLSDQSAPVKQTSVPRMPDGTRGFSMGRGKPVAIKTA, encoded by the exons ATGGCTATAGAACATGATACATTATTCCTCGATTCATTGAATTCAACAGCTACATCTTCATCAGCTTCACTTGATCTTGATCATCCATTTGAATCTACGTCTTCTTCACCATTATCACCTTCATTAACCAAACTAAACGCTCGTGCCATTGCGTTTATCCCACGAAGTTCGTCTTCTCCATCATTATCATCAGCTATGTTGGCTAAATCATCTTCTTCGCCTTCATTGGCGACGATGTCACATCCTAATTCCTCCCGGGCCAATTTAAATCGGCCCGAGAGTAGGATCGGGCCTGGATCAGGGCCCGTTAATGGACAGACGGTGTTGCATCTGATTGCAACACCATCTGCTGCATTTCATCAGATAACTACGCATGTTCCTGTACAGAATTATATATATGCGTCTCAATTGCCTGTGCAATATCCTTACGCTGGCGGAATCGGAAGAGGATTCGTCGATCATGGCGGTATGCCGGCGGTGGTGGTTATTGGTGCCGATTCTGAACGGTTAAGTGATGAAGCttgtcaaaaaattattaatcag GTGGAATTTTATTTTAGTGATATAAATTTGGCTACAACTGATCATCTAATAAGGATTATGTTCAAGGATCCAGAAGGATATG TACCAATGTCTGTGGTTGCATCATTCAAGAAGATTAAAGCTCTTACGAGTAATCATGCCTACGTTGCAAAAATCCTGCAGTGCTCCACAAAGCTT GTGGTTAGTGAAGATGGAAGAAAGGTTAGACGCCAATTTCCGCTGTCTGAAAAGGACTTGGAAGAGCTGCAA TCTCGCATTGTGGTTGCTGAGAATTTACCCGATGATCACTGCCACCAGAACCTCATGAAGATTTTCTCAGCTGTTGGAAG TGTAAGAATGATTCGTACATGCCAACCACAGTTAAACGGCGGGGCCTCTGCAGCGTCTAGAACTGGAAAATCAGATACCACATTGTATAGTAACAAG TTGCATGCATTTGTGGAATACGAAAGCATTGAATTGGCTGAGAAGGCG GTTATGGAGCTAAATGATGAGGATAACTGGCGAAATGGTCTGAAAGTCCGTATACTGAACAGGTGGACG GGAAAATCTGGTCAAACTCGAGGGAAGAAAATTGGTTACGAGAGTGAGGTCAGCTTCAAGGAAGACGATACTTCATCAGAGGCTAGCGAGAAACACAGTGACGACCTGTGGCACCACCTTGATGCTCACCTCAATGACCTTGCA GAGGAGCATGTTGATGGGCAGAGGAAAGGACTCAATCGCAGTTGGGTTAAGGGACTTGGTCAGGGACGTGGACGTCCTCAGTTTCATCAAACCAGTCGTGGAGGTCATTTAAGTACTCCCCCGGCAAGTATGAGGCGTGCATACAGTGTGGGAAGTGCACTATCAAGCATCAATCGTTTTAGTCTAGCAGGGCAACCCTCAATGCTTTCTGATCAGTCAGCACCAGTCAAGCAAACTTCTGTGCCTCGCATGCCAGATGGCACCAGGGGCTTCTCCATGGGTCGAGGTAAGCCAGTTGCAATTAAAACAGCATAA